catttgaatatatattgacCAATTCTATTTATGATTTGTACCCCTGATTAGAACATTTACATGGGCCTAGATCCTGTGATGATAAGTGATTGTGGTACTGCTAACTAAGACagtaatacttttttctttccttttctcctctcatctccattGCATCCCCTTcagtcttcttctccccccccccccttggtgaTGCAATCTTTACCTTTAATTATATCACAACCAGTGGTGTCTCCAGGTTTACTTTGCCTACATCTAAGAGCACTAGTCTATAAAGCTATAAAGGTATAATACTTTTATCAATGTCTGTAGTGCGGCGGTCTTATGTGGTGTTTCCACATTCTCCTTGTTGATCTTCCTCCAGTTTAACAATTTCTTAATTTGGTTTAGAAatagtataatatgatttattttcatttcatatatagAAGGGGCAAAGAGTTTTATACATTTCTGGATTTGCAGTATAAACAGTATTACTGTGGCTCTGGAATTTATGGGATCATTTTTGATTGCAATATAGTGTTAGCAGTTAATATTGTgcattacttttaattttcaaGGGCTGGCTCCCCCCAaaactattcctttttttttttgggggggtggagggggttccACCCTAATAACCTccagtaaattattatataattctcctctctctctctctctctctctctctctctctctctctctctctctctctctctctctctctctctctctctctctctctctctctctctctctctctctcaaggttaGTGTTCAATGCAGACACAAAAcccatttttgtctgtttcttgcagtattttaataaaaaaaataaagaattagtataatgattttatttactttctttgcaCATACATTAGATGGCTCTAAAAGTGCGTAGTCATCAAGGATACATTTACTTACCTGATCGCTTATTTTTTCCTCAATAACTACAAGAGTTTCAGAAAAGTGTTAGATTGCCTATGTTGTCTGTTATAGTCAAAATGAAAccagttttcattttttgttcagaTTTGGTTTTCACATTATGGTATTTTCATGAATTTAGCAATTATTCCAGCCAGTAATCATGGGGGCACTCCTGGGAATCAGTAAACTCCCTAGAGACCCTTACCCCATCAGCGTATTTCCTTAGTCAGGGCTCTGCCCATGCACTCCCACCCAATTGCCATGGTCAGTATCTGTTGcaacatattttctttatttctgataCAGCTCAGTATTTCTAATAGATGACACACCAgttttaacaaaaacacacattgaTTGCTTACCAGTGAAGGATAAAGGTCAAAAGAGCTATTACAAGTACCATAGTGCAGTcacattatgtaaatatataccaaaGTCAACTCCCCAAAAAAGAAGGGCTttaggtggaaggagggagagatttgATGTCAACCtagtatgaaaaaatatgaaagttttgtttttgttataataagcTCAGCTACATGGTGTACTGTGGTCTGATGATCGCAAATTCCTCTGTGCCACATGATTCTACATCAACCAAAATATTTCAGCAGGTTGGTCAGTCTCTAAGGTGTAGGATGAGTGTGTgtcccttgttttctctctcccatacCAAATCAATACAGGAATCGTACAATCGTCCCAATACTTCTGAACTACACAATTCCCTACACAGTAAGCCACATGAAAGGGTCTTAACTTATGATGAACCTTTTCATTGTCTATCTTCAAAGAGATATTGAGTGCCCAGAAATTTCACATTTCTAATAGATGGCTTgtcaatattaacaaaaatacacacgtTATTGCAAGCACCATATACCtatatcaaaaactttttttctttgtcatctttTCAATTGGCACGAAGTTTCAAAATTGAAAAGTCATAGTTTATCAAGTCACATTGTCCTGCTCTAAAACTGTTAATATTATACTgaatgtgtctgtctctgtctgcctgtctctaatTTGTCTCTCTCATGCTGGAAGAATATTGAATCATTTTTCAGTAATTATATTCACTTTTGTTTAGAATCAAGACAGGTGTTCTGCCACATCACATCCAAGGTTGTTTATAATTTTATGCTTTAGTGATTCTGTTTTCCTCATCACTTTCTCGTCATTGGTTCTtaactccttcctccccctgcaGAACTGGATCGGCTGGGGCTTCAGCTATGAGTCAGAGACCTTGGACAACACAGTGATGCACTTGACCTTCTTCTGCTCCGTCACACTGTGCCTCGTATTTGGTGGCTTCATCTGGGCCTACTTGCCTGATTACAGGTGCGGAAGTATTGAGTTATTGGTTTATTAGATGCAAATATTAATTAGGATAAAGTTATTAGATTTCTGttgtatctctctcactcactcacactctctctcctctctctctctctctctctctctctctctctctctctctctctcttctcattcctctctctctctctctcctcctccccccctcctcctcttctccctactctctctcctcctcctccttcttctctttcctactctcctctcttcctctccctcctctctcttctctctccctctcctctctcctctcacgctactggccttcccctctctctctgctctttccttttacttctcctctccatctctcctctctacttctgctactcacctttcctctctctgttctcctctctcctcctctctcctaccttccttctctcatctctcccgtcctcctttcctaccttctctctgtcctcctcctcctcttccccttcctctcctctcctctcactcctcctcctcttctctctcctcttctctctcttcatctctctttctctcctcaatcatctcctttccttctctctcctaccgtctctctctttctctcttctctcctcctctccctcctcctccacatccctctctgtccttctcactcctctttccattctcctcctcctttctctctctctcttttcacctttcttctcatcctctttcctcctcctcactcctcctcatctccactctcaccctctcatctcactcttcctccatcttcctcctcctctctcactcttcccttctctcctctcctttcccctatctctttacctctcgctctcctttttcctctctcctcactcatccctcctcctcttccctacctctcATCTCCTCAATTAAACTCCCTGCATACCTCTTACCTCCTCATCACTCTACCTCTTTCCTATCCtactatcctcccctcctcctttcccctatctctctccctctctcctttcccctctcctctcctcctcccctctcctctcctcctcctcctcctcctcctcctcctcctcctctctctcctcctcctccttttcccctctctcctctctctctcctcctttcctcctctccttctatctcctcttccctcctcctcctcctttccccttctctctgctctctctcctcatcctcttcttcatcctcatcctttcccctatctatctctcttcttcttcttcttcttcttcttcttcttcttcttcttcttcttcttcttctcctcctcctcctcctcctcctcctcctcctccttctttcccctatctctctctcttctcctcctcttctgttatTTATCCCTCACTGCCGGGAAATCCCTGAGTTGgataaactctggtgatttctggcgaCTTAAGATGATCcaacaggttaaaaaaaaaaatagtaacagacCCTCCCCATTACTTTATTTCCTCTGGGGTTAATTTCTTGTGAGCACATTACACAGCATCATTGTATTTTGTCTGTGGTGCAAGGGGCAGTGACCAGCAGCAGTCATCTTATCTTTTTCCTCATTACAGACTCTTAAACTTCATTTGTTTACCATACTGTGTGTATGAGACAATTTTTCAATTCTATAGGGTGGGGTTCTATGTGCTTTGGGATAGGAAACTTGATTGcttgatatttaaatttatttaatgtttGGGTAAAATGTTTAATTATTGACTAGCactgttatttcatattttaaaaccaGAACAAATTAAGTATAAATAACTATTTGTATTTCACCCTTTGTCAcaaattatcttatttatttaaaaaaaaaagtattaaacatGCTTTTGATTTCTTGGTAATAGTCTTTCTTGCAATCCATAGCTAAATTATATCCAAGCTGTTGACATCTTCGGAAGTCATATTAGCAACCAATAGGACTGGATAACAATGTTTTAGACAAGTCAAGTGAATGGGACCATATTGGCAGTCCATTAGGGGTCTAGCATTGTCAAATGGTTTAAGATGTGCAGATCCTCAGGTCCACACAGTCACTGTCTCATGAAAGATAAAATTATGTGGTGAAAACTTCAAAAACCCATGTTCTCAGAATCCTCTGGTTCAGGGAGATTTACCACAGAAAGCCCTCTGACCAAGCCTTCCCTGTGTTTCAGAATGGTTGACTGGGCGCAGCGTGAGGGCTACCTAGAGCTGAGACGACGAGAGGCTGAGGGACTCCCCTTGATCGACCCAAATCTGGTCAGCATCGACAAAGTTCAGCTGCCAGAAGACGAGGAGCTCGGAGACACCGAGATTATCATCTAAAAAGGAAAACCTGTTTTGTGAGAATAGTGTCATTTCTTTTGCTTCCGAGAGCATCTGAGATTCCTTATAATTGGCTCAAAACAGgtgttagtatttattattatttttacagattTCCTTGCAGATGTTACTGAATGCAAGAAATCCTTGGTGTCCATTTTGTAAATATCAATatgtttaaatgaaatatatatacaccaaacaatTCTTATCtggatttttatttacttttttcaaccattaaattttaaaagatcaactcataaattacatacatgaAAGCTGACAACTTCTCAACTGCTACACATCATCCACAAAACCCAGGAATACAACTAATGTGGCAGAGAATATTAGATTAtcacaaaaggaaaatacaaataaaaactgcTTTCCCATTCTGTAACTATAATAGTAGTCAGGTAGTTATATGAATACTGTAAACAGGCATTCTGCATTGTGTTTACTTTCCTCAAAAATCAACCACTGAGTCATCTGTTACATACCAATTGCAGTTCTAGCCTTTCAAAAATTGAAAAACTAccctgcaataattattgattataacaaaactaaaattgagaaaattaataaaaggaaCTGATAAAATTACATAAACACGAGTAAAAGAGTAATGGAACAACCTGCCCCAGTGTAAGGCTTTTTCTTCATTGCTAGACTCGCCATCTGCTAGAGGCCATTTCTGATACTATAACTATCAAGAAAATCTATTGCACCATATATGAGGAAAAACTTGTAGTCTGCACAAGAATTCTCTGGAATGACAATGAATGCTCCCCTTTTCTTGATTTATGGCTATCCTTCACAATACTGCCAACTGTTTAAATCTTAAATTTTCCCTACCCATAGTATATGCAGAGACCCTTGTTAACCCATAACTgatgggtagcattcatagaggccggggcctcgctgccgggggcttatatcgccGCCCTaacatgcgcgaccactcatgccaaataccagcatcccatgccgtttctatgtaatactacgaagatatgttgtattttcagctttcattattttttacagtctctacttgccaaacttcctgataaattgagactgaagggtatttttgttgttatatagactccatagttgatcattattcggtctattgtccgaataaaataagcagtgtgtggcatcatggagttgaaatcgtcggttgttgcatttttttggtttgt
This window of the Penaeus monodon isolate SGIC_2016 chromosome 39, NSTDA_Pmon_1, whole genome shotgun sequence genome carries:
- the LOC119597204 gene encoding NADH dehydrogenase [ubiquinone] 1 beta subcomplex subunit 11, mitochondrial-like, producing MASLARIGGRVIRLNPSAFRPRLVRAAGISTSKKNKDTVNLSDALAGQVKTQQQTEAVAEKNWIGWGFSYESETLDNTVMHLTFFCSVTLCLVFGGFIWAYLPDYRMVDWAQREGYLELRRREAEGLPLIDPNLVSIDKVQLPEDEELGDTEIII